In Flavobacterium cerinum, one genomic interval encodes:
- a CDS encoding alpha/beta fold hydrolase: protein MIRYYFKFLTALLFITSVNTYGQLYDIFQVTNIEKFQGKNFTLEGKIYYKDAITNDSWLVLAALSVDDKGKVIKAPIYNDNAGDYYKKGEWSSYQLKGKIEKKATYLAVGITIAGNGSYYLDDFKLFVGDGKNRIEIPLANAGFENDSLTNWQNRNFDKNTTILPSKEMAFTGAQSLFIDNSKVVAAPTLGNNPEVGKYMDVNGIKLYYEIYGEGEPLLLIHGNNSSMGRFDKQLEALTKKYKVIALDSRGQGKSTDDQTKITYELMAGDIAVFLEKLQLKKVNILGWSDGGNIAVILGMLHPDKVNKMAIMGTVLYNNDSSVTSETNKLLHQQVKEMTNRGVSETSMDYRLKMLLLTEPNINPDALEKIQAPTLVMAGEHDVVKEKHTKLIAAKIPNSQLVIFKGADHEAPAKIPQLFNETVLKFFDSPVK, encoded by the coding sequence ATGATCAGATATTATTTTAAATTTCTTACTGCACTACTCTTTATAACTTCCGTTAATACCTATGGTCAGCTTTATGACATTTTTCAAGTCACAAACATTGAAAAATTTCAGGGCAAAAACTTTACACTGGAAGGAAAAATCTATTACAAAGATGCCATCACAAATGATTCCTGGTTAGTTTTGGCCGCACTTTCGGTGGATGATAAAGGAAAAGTAATAAAGGCTCCGATCTATAATGATAATGCAGGTGACTATTATAAAAAAGGAGAATGGAGTTCGTATCAGCTTAAAGGCAAAATCGAAAAAAAAGCAACCTATTTGGCTGTCGGTATTACCATTGCCGGTAACGGAAGCTATTATTTAGATGATTTTAAACTTTTTGTTGGCGACGGAAAAAACCGAATTGAAATTCCTTTAGCGAATGCGGGTTTTGAAAACGATTCACTAACCAATTGGCAAAACCGGAATTTCGACAAAAACACTACGATTTTGCCGTCAAAAGAAATGGCTTTTACGGGCGCTCAATCTTTGTTTATTGACAACTCAAAAGTTGTAGCTGCGCCAACATTGGGAAATAATCCGGAAGTGGGAAAATACATGGATGTGAACGGGATTAAACTCTATTATGAAATTTACGGAGAAGGCGAACCGCTTTTATTGATTCACGGGAATAATTCTTCAATGGGCCGTTTTGACAAACAACTGGAGGCGCTGACCAAGAAGTATAAAGTAATTGCACTGGACAGCCGCGGACAAGGAAAATCTACAGATGATCAAACTAAAATAACGTATGAACTGATGGCCGGGGATATTGCTGTTTTCTTAGAAAAATTGCAACTCAAAAAAGTAAATATATTGGGTTGGAGTGATGGCGGAAATATTGCAGTTATTCTTGGTATGTTACATCCTGATAAAGTAAATAAAATGGCTATTATGGGAACCGTTTTATATAACAATGACAGTTCTGTAACGTCCGAAACGAATAAATTACTTCATCAACAAGTAAAAGAAATGACAAATCGAGGCGTTTCTGAGACCAGTATGGATTATCGCCTAAAAATGCTTTTACTAACAGAACCGAACATCAATCCGGATGCTTTAGAAAAAATACAGGCGCCAACATTAGTCATGGCCGGTGAGCATGATGTGGTTAAGGAAAAACACACCAAACTGATTGCTGCCAAAATACCGAATAGTCAATTGGTTATTTTCAAAGGAGCTGATCACGAAGCACCTGCTAAGATTCCGCAGCTATTTAATGAAACCGTTTTAAAGTTTTTTGACTCGCCTGTTAAATAA
- a CDS encoding T9SS type A sorting domain-containing protein produces the protein MMKYFLLFFISFWQLTSYANDECSNAIELIPGTTCNYSSGTFSGSTLSGSAPSCATSAMQDVWYKFTATDGMMGITVLAQSGINPAIQVFQGSCNGTVMTCSNYSGGTLESYVNTNFVPGQQYYIRVVNALAQLSNGTFSICLTKYPAPANDLCANATTLTPNATCNNISGTFSGALNDGGIPSCANTAPGALQDVWYKFTATDPTMAIAISAQSGNNPAIQILQGSCNGTIIACRNVSYGTAENYFGTIFIPGQEYYVRVINAVEQLTTGTFTICLTNYPTPVNDLCANATTLTPNATCTNISGTFSGALNDGGAASCASSYPNAVQDVWYKFTATHPTMAIAISAQSGNDPAIQILQGSCNGTIIACRNVSYGTAESYFNNIFIPGQEYYVRVINGADQLTTGTFTICLTNYPTPANDLCANATTLTPNATCTNISGTFSGALNDGGAASCASSYPNAVQDVWYKFTATHPTMAIAISAQSGNDPAIQILQGSCNGTIIACRNVSYGTAESYFNNIFIPGQEYYVRVINGADQLTTGTFTICLTNYPTPANDLCANATTLTPNATCTNISGTFSGALNDGGAASCASSYPNAVQDVWYKFTATHPTMAIAISAQSGNDPAIQILQGSCNGTIIACRNVSYGTAESYFNNIFIPGQEYYVRVINGADQLTTGTFTICLTNYPTPTNDLCANATTLTPNATCTNISGTFSGALNDGGAVSCAPNYPNAVQDVWYKFTATHPTMAIAISAQSGNDPAIQILQGSCNGTIIACRNASYSTSESYFNNIFIPGQEYYVRVINGADQLTTGTFTICLTNYPTPANDLCANATTLTPNATCNNISGTFSGSLNDGGAVSCAPNYPNAVQDVWYKFTATHPTMAIAISAQSGNDPAIQILQGSCNGTIIACRNFSYSTSESYFGNIFIPGQEYYVRVINGADQLTTGTFTICLTNYPTPANDLCANATTLTPNATCTNISGTFSGALNDGGAASCASSYPNAVQDVWYKFTATATTMSVAISAQSGTNPAIQLLQGGCNGTSMACANASFGTSESYSATNLIIGQEYYVRVINAGETLTTGTFSICLTGPAPATCTPSVTISTTTTSICAGTSVVFTAVPTNGGTSPSYQWKVNGNIVGTNQATYTTTTLANGSIVTCEMTSNAACASPVTAISNSVAMNVTTPVVPTFTPIPAICSGGTFTLPSNATNGISGIWSPTINNTATTTYTFTPNAGQCAVTTTMTVTVTTINTGVTIQGNTITASATGATYQWINCNGNQPVNGAVNDSFTPTASGSYAVMITQNGCTKTSECVSVTTLGSEEFEQNKWNLYPNPAVDQLFIEIKEADEIIILDMTGKIIRHESLKSGSNTINIGSLASGMYIVKSTTGIHAKFVKK, from the coding sequence ATGATGAAGTACTTTTTGTTATTTTTTATCTCGTTTTGGCAACTAACATCTTATGCAAATGATGAATGTTCTAATGCCATTGAACTGATTCCCGGAACTACATGTAATTATAGTAGCGGGACTTTTAGCGGTAGTACCCTTAGCGGTTCGGCACCGTCCTGTGCTACGTCAGCCATGCAGGATGTCTGGTATAAATTTACTGCAACCGATGGAATGATGGGGATTACCGTTTTGGCGCAATCGGGAATCAACCCGGCCATTCAGGTTTTTCAAGGCAGTTGTAACGGTACTGTAATGACATGTTCCAATTATTCCGGCGGAACACTTGAAAGTTATGTTAATACCAATTTTGTTCCGGGACAACAATATTATATACGGGTTGTAAATGCGTTAGCGCAACTATCAAACGGGACTTTCTCTATTTGCTTAACGAAATATCCGGCTCCTGCAAATGATCTTTGTGCGAATGCAACAACATTAACACCAAATGCAACCTGTAACAATATTTCAGGAACGTTTAGCGGCGCGTTAAACGATGGCGGAATTCCGTCTTGTGCCAATACTGCTCCCGGAGCTTTACAAGATGTTTGGTATAAATTTACGGCTACGGATCCTACAATGGCGATTGCAATTTCTGCGCAATCAGGGAATAATCCGGCGATTCAGATTCTACAAGGCAGTTGTAACGGAACGATCATTGCTTGTCGAAATGTGTCATACGGAACAGCCGAAAACTATTTTGGTACTATATTTATTCCGGGTCAGGAATATTATGTCCGTGTAATTAATGCTGTAGAGCAATTAACTACAGGAACCTTTACTATTTGTTTGACCAATTATCCGACTCCTGTAAATGACCTTTGTGCCAATGCGACAACCTTAACGCCAAATGCAACGTGTACCAATATATCAGGAACCTTTAGCGGTGCGTTAAACGATGGCGGAGCAGCCTCCTGTGCGTCGAGCTATCCGAATGCGGTGCAAGATGTTTGGTATAAATTTACAGCGACGCATCCTACAATGGCGATTGCAATTTCAGCGCAATCGGGGAATGATCCGGCGATTCAGATTCTGCAAGGTAGTTGTAACGGAACAATTATCGCTTGTCGAAATGTGTCATACGGAACAGCCGAAAGTTATTTTAATAACATCTTTATTCCGGGTCAGGAGTATTATGTTCGTGTAATTAACGGCGCAGACCAATTAACTACAGGAACCTTCACTATTTGTTTGACCAATTATCCGACTCCTGCAAATGATCTTTGTGCGAATGCGACAACATTAACACCAAATGCAACGTGTACCAATATTTCAGGAACGTTTAGCGGAGCGTTAAACGATGGCGGAGCAGCCTCTTGTGCGTCGAGCTATCCGAATGCGGTGCAAGATGTTTGGTATAAATTTACAGCGACGCATCCTACAATGGCGATTGCAATTTCAGCGCAATCGGGGAATGATCCGGCGATTCAGATTCTGCAAGGTAGTTGTAACGGAACAATTATCGCTTGTCGAAATGTGTCATACGGAACAGCCGAAAGTTATTTTAATAACATCTTTATTCCGGGTCAGGAGTATTATGTTCGGGTAATTAACGGCGCAGACCAATTAACTACAGGAACCTTCACTATTTGTTTGACCAATTATCCGACTCCTGCAAATGATCTTTGTGCGAATGCGACAACATTAACACCAAATGCAACGTGTACCAATATTTCAGGAACGTTTAGCGGAGCGTTAAACGATGGCGGAGCAGCCTCTTGTGCGTCGAGCTATCCGAATGCGGTGCAAGATGTTTGGTATAAATTTACAGCGACGCATCCTACAATGGCGATTGCAATTTCAGCGCAATCGGGGAATGATCCGGCGATTCAGATTCTGCAAGGTAGTTGTAACGGAACAATTATCGCTTGTCGAAATGTGTCATACGGAACAGCCGAAAGTTATTTTAATAACATCTTTATTCCGGGTCAGGAGTATTATGTTCGTGTAATTAACGGCGCAGACCAATTAACTACAGGAACCTTTACGATTTGTTTGACCAATTATCCGACTCCGACAAATGACCTTTGTGCCAATGCGACAACCTTAACACCAAATGCAACGTGTACCAATATTTCAGGAACCTTTAGCGGTGCATTAAACGATGGCGGAGCCGTATCTTGTGCACCTAACTATCCGAATGCAGTACAAGATGTTTGGTATAAATTTACAGCGACGCATCCTACAATGGCGATTGCAATTTCAGCGCAATCCGGAAATGATCCGGCGATTCAGATTCTGCAAGGTAGTTGTAACGGAACGATCATTGCTTGTCGAAATGCTTCGTATAGTACCTCCGAAAGTTATTTTAATAACATCTTTATTCCGGGTCAGGAGTATTATGTTCGTGTAATTAACGGCGCAGACCAATTAACTACAGGAACCTTTACGATTTGTTTGACCAATTATCCGACCCCTGCAAATGATCTTTGTGCCAATGCGACAACCTTAACACCAAATGCAACGTGTAACAATATTTCAGGAACGTTTAGCGGATCGTTAAACGATGGCGGAGCTGTATCTTGTGCACCTAACTATCCAAATGCAGTACAAGATGTTTGGTATAAATTTACAGCAACGCATCCTACAATGGCGATTGCAATTTCTGCGCAATCCGGAAATGATCCGGCGATTCAGATTCTGCAAGGTAGTTGTAACGGAACGATCATTGCTTGTCGAAATTTTTCGTATAGTACCTCGGAAAGCTATTTTGGTAATATATTTATTCCGGGTCAGGAGTATTATGTTCGTGTAATTAACGGCGCAGACCAATTAACTACAGGAACCTTTACGATTTGTTTGACCAATTATCCGACTCCTGCAAATGATCTTTGTGCCAATGCGACAACCTTAACGCCAAATGCAACCTGTACTAATATTTCAGGAACGTTTAGCGGCGCGTTAAACGATGGCGGAGCAGCCTCTTGTGCGTCGAGCTACCCGAATGCAGTGCAGGATGTTTGGTATAAATTTACAGCTACTGCCACCACGATGTCGGTTGCGATTTCAGCCCAATCCGGGACCAATCCTGCGATTCAGTTACTGCAAGGCGGTTGTAACGGAACGAGTATGGCTTGCGCAAATGCTTCATTCGGAACTTCTGAAAGTTATTCCGCAACCAACCTTATTATCGGACAGGAATATTATGTCAGAGTAATTAATGCAGGTGAAACACTAACGACCGGTACATTTTCAATTTGTCTTACCGGACCGGCACCGGCTACTTGTACACCTTCCGTTACAATCAGTACTACTACCACTTCAATTTGCGCGGGGACTAGTGTTGTATTTACAGCTGTACCAACCAATGGCGGAACATCACCTTCATACCAGTGGAAAGTGAATGGAAATATAGTCGGTACAAATCAGGCTACTTATACAACAACTACCCTCGCAAATGGAAGTATCGTTACCTGTGAAATGACAAGTAATGCGGCTTGTGCATCACCGGTAACAGCGATCAGTAATTCGGTTGCGATGAACGTTACAACACCTGTTGTCCCTACATTTACACCGATTCCTGCCATTTGCTCCGGAGGTACTTTTACATTGCCTTCAAATGCTACAAACGGAATTAGCGGTATCTGGAGTCCGACAATTAATAATACTGCCACAACAACATATACTTTTACGCCAAATGCAGGACAATGCGCTGTGACAACAACAATGACGGTAACGGTAACGACTATTAATACCGGAGTGACAATTCAGGGGAATACGATTACCGCTTCTGCAACCGGAGCTACATACCAATGGATCAATTGTAATGGAAACCAACCGGTTAACGGTGCTGTAAATGATTCTTTTACACCAACAGCAAGTGGTTCTTATGCTGTTATGATTACACAAAATGGTTGTACTAAAACATCAGAATGTGTGTCGGTTACAACATTAGGTAGCGAAGAATTCGAACAAAATAAATGGAATCTTTACCCGAATCCGGCCGTAGATCAGTTATTTATTGAAATAAAAGAAGCAGATGAAATTATTATTCTGGATATGACAGGAAAAATAATCCGTCATGAATCGTTAAAATCGGGTAGTAATACCATTAACATCGGTTCGTTGGCATCCGGTATGTATATTGTAAAATCGACTACCGGGATTCATGCAAAATTTGTAAAGAAGTAA
- a CDS encoding hybrid sensor histidine kinase/response regulator transcription factor, with protein MTKKKLFLVLALSFLFSKEGYSQNTADSLRSLFQKAESIRKGDLSIQLAHHYLEINVDSCLYYSQIARTIGEKENNPSLVIRSYAKTGEVYQKQNHMKQAISAYLKGLELAEKHDEKSLCGTIYNGIAVCYFYQNNLQKAEFYLKKAAQSKKEANDYQYYAFISANLAVLQITNKSFNEAIKTLKDAEKTLLKEKQQQYLATVYNSLGAAYQTIKPDSCIYYYRKSLEASSKQKDYLTMMNATQNIGEYYQSKKDYATAIAYMKKAIAINELRPEDQYKPTLYQRISALYDSVNDFKNAYYYKNLENETRQRLFSVAKQKEIEELEIKYQSEKKEKEIQLNKQEIEKAKNQNIIVLFGAITLFIVAGFAAYLLFLRKKTNQKIEQEKLRLFENIVHEIRTPLTLIDGPVQVIKQHSGTAYQEELSLIERNSKKLIYLVNELLDVSKLKRGRYQLHYITGNIADFVENIINSFTGEAESKAIEIIREHNRNTEKNYAFPSNVVEKIVANLVGNAVKYCPPKSKIQVNTHEEANTIIIEVSDNGPGIPKKEQKQVFRRFFRGKQASGIEGTGIGLSLVKELVELAGGMIHFQSSASGTTFVATIPVKEIIKSEETITTSPLSVLPVLLLAEDDADTAAFTISVLKDSFTVVHVQNGQLAMEAIRENLPDIVLSDVMMPEKDGIELLRDIRSNELSSHLPVILFSAKGSLESKLEGLHHGADAYIAKPFLPEELKLTIRNLFTTVQRNKENYKASINSEKTFEERIRSQNAYVNKVIEQIIRNIDNSEYSVTELSDDMAVSRSQLHRKLTALTGFSTTGFISMIRLEKAKDLLLKNEGNITEIAYKCGFNSQSYFTKSFTEYFGKSPSQYTVKP; from the coding sequence ATGACAAAAAAAAAACTTTTTCTCGTATTAGCTTTATCATTTCTCTTCTCTAAAGAAGGCTATAGTCAGAATACAGCCGATTCATTACGAAGTCTGTTTCAAAAAGCAGAAAGTATCCGGAAAGGTGATTTGAGCATACAACTTGCCCATCATTATCTGGAGATTAATGTAGATTCCTGTTTGTATTATAGTCAGATTGCCCGCACGATCGGTGAAAAAGAAAATAATCCCTCGCTTGTTATTCGGTCTTACGCAAAAACCGGAGAAGTATATCAGAAGCAAAATCATATGAAACAAGCTATTTCAGCTTATCTGAAAGGATTGGAGTTGGCTGAAAAACACGATGAAAAATCGCTATGCGGTACCATTTATAACGGTATTGCGGTTTGTTACTTTTATCAGAACAACTTGCAAAAAGCCGAATTTTACCTGAAAAAGGCAGCTCAGTCCAAAAAAGAGGCGAATGATTATCAGTATTACGCTTTTATTTCAGCAAATCTTGCCGTATTGCAAATAACCAACAAATCGTTTAATGAAGCGATAAAAACACTGAAAGATGCCGAAAAGACCCTTTTAAAGGAAAAACAACAACAATATCTGGCAACTGTTTACAATTCATTGGGAGCAGCTTATCAGACCATAAAACCGGATTCCTGTATCTATTATTACCGGAAAAGTCTGGAGGCATCATCAAAACAAAAGGATTATCTGACTATGATGAATGCAACTCAGAATATTGGAGAATATTACCAGAGCAAAAAAGATTATGCTACGGCAATTGCTTATATGAAAAAGGCAATCGCAATAAACGAATTGCGTCCGGAGGATCAATATAAACCGACTTTATATCAGCGTATCAGTGCGTTATATGATAGCGTAAACGATTTTAAAAACGCGTATTATTATAAAAACCTGGAAAATGAAACGCGACAACGCTTGTTTTCAGTAGCCAAACAAAAAGAGATTGAAGAACTGGAAATCAAATACCAAAGCGAAAAGAAAGAAAAGGAAATCCAGTTGAATAAACAGGAAATCGAAAAAGCCAAAAATCAGAATATTATAGTGTTATTTGGCGCAATTACGCTATTTATCGTAGCCGGATTTGCGGCTTATTTACTGTTTTTGAGAAAGAAAACCAACCAGAAAATCGAACAGGAAAAGCTACGCTTATTTGAAAATATCGTTCATGAAATCCGAACACCACTTACGTTGATCGATGGTCCGGTTCAGGTCATAAAACAACATTCGGGAACAGCATATCAAGAAGAATTATCCCTGATCGAACGAAATTCTAAAAAACTGATTTATCTGGTTAATGAATTACTGGATGTGTCGAAGCTTAAAAGAGGTCGTTATCAGTTGCATTATATCACGGGTAATATTGCAGATTTTGTCGAAAACATCATCAACAGTTTTACCGGTGAAGCCGAATCTAAAGCCATAGAAATTATTCGGGAGCATAATCGGAATACGGAGAAAAACTACGCATTTCCATCCAATGTAGTGGAAAAAATAGTCGCCAATCTGGTTGGGAATGCAGTAAAATATTGTCCGCCGAAATCAAAGATTCAGGTTAATACACATGAGGAAGCGAATACTATTATCATTGAAGTAAGTGATAATGGTCCTGGTATTCCAAAAAAGGAACAGAAACAGGTATTCCGTCGTTTTTTCAGAGGAAAACAGGCTTCAGGTATCGAAGGTACAGGAATCGGTTTGTCTCTAGTTAAAGAGCTGGTTGAATTGGCAGGAGGGATGATCCATTTTCAAAGCAGCGCATCCGGTACGACATTCGTGGCGACTATCCCGGTAAAGGAGATCATAAAATCAGAAGAAACAATTACGACTTCACCGCTTTCGGTTTTACCGGTGTTATTACTGGCGGAAGATGACGCGGATACAGCTGCATTTACGATTTCAGTTTTAAAGGATAGTTTTACAGTTGTTCATGTTCAAAACGGACAATTAGCAATGGAGGCAATTCGGGAAAATTTACCGGATATTGTGCTTTCGGATGTGATGATGCCGGAAAAAGACGGAATTGAATTATTGCGTGATATTCGATCAAATGAGTTGAGCAGCCATCTTCCGGTTATCTTATTTTCTGCTAAAGGATCATTGGAGAGTAAGCTGGAAGGATTGCATCACGGAGCGGATGCTTATATTGCTAAACCTTTTTTGCCGGAAGAATTAAAACTAACCATTCGAAATTTATTTACAACCGTACAACGTAATAAGGAAAACTATAAAGCTTCGATTAATTCGGAAAAGACATTTGAAGAACGAATCAGAAGTCAAAATGCTTATGTCAATAAAGTAATCGAACAAATCATTCGTAATATTGATAACAGCGAATATTCCGTAACTGAATTATCCGATGATATGGCTGTCAGCAGAAGTCAGCTCCATCGAAAATTAACAGCATTAACCGGATTTTCAACCACCGGTTTTATCAGTATGATCCGATTGGAAAAAGCCAAAGATCTTTTGTTGAAAAACGAAGGAAACATTACTGAAATTGCATACAAATGCGGCTTTAACAGCCAATCTTATTTTACCAAATCGTTTACGGAATATTTTGGAAAAAGTCCGAGTCAGTATACGGTTAAACCTTGA